The genomic region CCAGCCTCCTGACTCCTTTCCCTACTCAGGCTGTTGAGCTCCTCTTGCAGTCGGTTCTTCTCCTGCTGGACCTTGAACAGCTGCAACTGCAGGCTGCGCTGGGAGCGctgggcatgctgggaaacctGGCGCAGCTTGGCGGCATACAGGAGTTTTAGCTCATCCACCTCCTTCTCCCACAGACGCTGTTTCCCTTCAAACACCTGCATGTGGCGAGCAGATGGGGGGTCAAACTTCAAAAGAAAAGCAGTTAGATGGATGCATAGATTGATGGTAATGGATGCATAGATTAGTGGTGATGAACAGACAATGAGATTCACCTGAGCGATGGCGCCCTCACTCTCATccaggtttcttttcatctGTTTCAGCTCATGTTCTTTCTCCACCAGACGCTCCTCCAGATCCCGGACCtggaaaagacaaaatgaatGACTTGCCAGTCTGtaaatcatccatccatccatccatccatccatccagtgCTCACCACTTCCTCAACAGACAGGGAGAGTGTCCATTCATAAGGAGGTGGAGCCTCCCCTCCATATGGAGCCAGACGGCTCAGGGTTGCCATGCTCCGACACGCCATCTCCCCTATGGCCCCGCCCCCTGGCCCTACAGCCTTTGGGCCCAGAGCGGTGCGGTCCAGGGAGCCGATGGTGTTGATGTGGCCCATAGATGCACTAGGGTAAAAAAGAAACACCCATGGCCATTAAATTCTCTCACCACCCACACAGTCATTATgtctaaacaaaaaaatcacttaTAGCAACACTCTTGAACAAAAAGTAGACAATAATGCTTCGGAAGACCTGATGTGAGACAGGTGTGGGCGGAAGGGAGGCCGGTATGGCGGCAGGCTGCTCATGGAGTTATGGCCCGAGTCTGACAGGTTATCATCCTCCTGGCTCATCCCACGCACCGAGGAGAGGGCCTACACAGTCATAATTATACAGTTATTTATCACTGTAACATTAATAGGTTGAGAAAAGATTAATTTTAGCCCTAAAATATGGCTGAATAAAGTCAATGGAATGGAAAGTCATGGAAAGTTAGTTTTTGCTTCTGTAATCAATGCACAAAAACGGGATCCTTGATACAAACATAATTCACTTGTTCACTGGCCCACAGCTCAATTAAAGTCTATAAAAAGCTTTTGTTAAGTAAACAGACAGATAAATAGAATACATACCTCCTTTGCAGAGGCAATAACTAGGTATAGACAGCGATTCACAGGAACTGAATAAAGGCTTAAAGTTACGATCATGTGTTAAGATACCTTATTACAACTGGATGTCGGGACTCCATGACGGGAGGGtgtggaagaggaggaagaggtggagaCAGCTTTGGGAACATGGGCGTAGGCCCTGTGCAGCCCGTTGGAAAGGCCATGTTCCACATCCTCCGACTTGGAAGATGGATAGAGGTTTTGCATGGAGCTGAAATTTTTGGGAGTGACGGGCTTGAAGGCAGACCTTAAACGAGCCTGGGGAAAAAGAACCAAGAGTCTGCAAAGTTCAGGGCACTTTTAGAGAATGCAAAAAGAGTAGAAAGTAGCAGAGTCAAGGCTAAAGATGAAAAAGAGACCTTATAGTGAACGGGGCTGAGCTAAGGAACAATAAATCACAATGTTTCTATTAAATCAATGCTGTCCCACCCTGTGTTCTTAGAGTTGACCAATTCAAGCAAAAAAAATGGTGAGATTTGATTGCTGCAATAAATTCAGCAACACAAAAAGTGGCAGATTCTCAATCTACGCTGGTGGGCACGGGGTGATTTAAGGTTATTCTGGCAACAGGCTATGTTGCACCATGCTGCCAGAGATGTATAAATGTGATACTGATAAATCTAACTCAGCCCCAGCAGCCACTAGCTGGCTGTATatcattcataaaaagaacacaaTGGATGCAGCATTCAGTGCCTGAATTGGTGAATAATACTCAGCCCTTCTCATACCTACAGCTTTGGAGGACGCTTTGTAGTACctataaaatgtaatactttCAAGATTGCCCTGATTCATTTAAGCTATCTATTTTACTCAAATAGTAATAGAGCTTGATGATCTAACAAAATCATGTTTCTTTGACAAAACATCAGATTTAATCATCAAAAATAAGACAGTCCTTTTGTAACAATATTCACCTTTTCATACTTGCCCCCACTTGGCAGTGAGTTCTTTGTCAAATCTACTTCGGTGCCGTCTTTATGGTAGACCTTGGCGTATAAGTTTTCCTCCTCGCGGCCACTGGCAGAGCTGAGGCCAGGGATAACGTCCTTCTTACCGTCACTGCTTGTGTTTGCTTTAGTCTCTTTTCTGTGTGGAAGCACAGTAGGTCAACTCGGGTCAAGTCCTGGCACGTTTTACCTTGCAGAATACCTTCAAAGTTGCAGCATTTGAACTGCTGTGCGAAAGCATCTGTTTCTTTAGAGCAGCACTCACCTGGTGATGTTGAGGTAGTTGAGTAGCTCTCTTTGGGTGAAGCCTTTCTTCAGGAGGCCGTTGGTCTGTTTGGGTCTCACCTGGGGCATTGCATGGCTGCCTTTAGTCGGAGACACATCTGGCCTCTCCACCAGACTGCCTACACTTCCCATGCCGCAACGGGACGAGAGGGGCAACGGGTTACGGAAGTTTTTATTGGGGCCACGGGTCAGAGGAAGAGTCTGGACTGAGGTTGCCATTAGTTACAGGGCTCTGTGTGAGGGTAAGGTGCTctgtgaaaaaagagaaaagtcaaAGGTGAAGTATGTAGACCTGGTTAGTAAATAATAAGTTAATGACCATAATGACCACGCTCTGGTCAACGTATCTGTAGAGGCTAAGCCCACGTTTCAAGCCCCTGAGGTGCCGTTCCACAGGTAGAGTAATTgacacacttttttttgacctttttgatCAATAAAAGTCCAAGTCATATTTGCAGTTAACAGCATTGGTTCCATTTATTTCTATGAGATATAGGTTGGTAGTCCAGACAAATTACTTGTCTGcatgtgtggtgttggtgtgggtgtgtccgtgggtgtgtgtggctCTGTATGGTCCATAATTGTATGTGCATCCGGGTTGCACCTGAGGAACCAAAGATTGGTTCCAATTTATACCAAGGGCACACATTGGCTCTTACAGTATCATTATAGATACATATACTGTTTAAGTTATTCCCTGCTTCTTGGCAAACTGTGTAagatatttaacattttaaatgtcagctAACTGTTCATTCTGGGCTGTTCAGGGCTGCAAATGATGTTCATTATGGATTGATCTGgtaattattttctcaattgattgattagttgtttgtctcttaaatgtattgaaatggTAAATAAAATGACCAGTACAAATTCTCATCACCCAAGTTGACCCATCTTCAAATGTcctgttttgtccaaccaacagtccaaaacccaaacacCTTCAGTCATAGAGGAAGCCAGAAAATATACACATTTGAGAGGATggacccagagaatttggtctAAGAAAATTGTCTAACTGCGTggcaatcactgctcatgcacacgcaTTCATTCTCCTTTGTGGGGGGAGGAGCTTAGGAGACAGTTTAGGTCTTTAGCGGaaagggggggagggactgagaagttgttgatgttcaaattaTTTGGCTTAGTCAAAGCTCACACTAACAATggtaaaatgttgatttttagcACGTTAAACATGTTACTATGATATTTTAGCGTTAGCATGCATTTACATAGGCGGATTTGCTAGTTAGGACTATACAAAACAAAAGCCACAATTTTTAGGATGCATCTGAAATAATATCTGCACTCCACTGGATATTCTGGGTCTttggctttgtaaattatagactgtggtctagacctactctatctgttaagtgtctggaaataactcttgttatgatttgatactataaacaaaataaaattgaattgaattgactaaaaacacaaaatttcaACCTCACAGTGGCGCTAGATGAAAACTCAAGTGATCAACAAAGTCATTATATTTTAACCTCTAGGGACCATGGATAGTTGTACAATCCTTTGCAGTTGGAACAGTTTAGGAGCTATTTtggtctggaccaaagtgaaGCTCTGTGTCTTTCCTCCTTAACTAAAATAAACTCCACCTCTTGCCCCGTTCCGACCCTGGGAACATGGTGATCTCTGGAGGAAGAGTGTGAAGTGAAGTTTCATCAGCTGTGTTTCTCTGTTCAGGCAGCTGTCTCAGAGCACAGCTAGAACAACTCAGCGTTTCACtgtgaaacaaacacacaaactgacCTCCACCAAAACCCTATTATGGGAGAAGAATGAATGTAAACGGATGTCTTTACAAAGAGGATGAATCCCAAATGAAAATGTCTATTTCCTAATGCAGTTGTTACAGCATATGTCGTGCCTCTCAGAAGCTCATGTTATGTTTTCACAACAGGTAAACAAAAGACTAGTGTCATGTGAATCAGGGAGGTGGTTTTTCTGCGGTAGGGCAGCATCGCATCAATATCCTGCTGCGAAACTCTGATCCATATAGCTTAGTACAGCAGGGCTGCTGCAACTTATTTGATTTGCAAATTGTCTCTTATGAAAAGCATGTGTATCCAAATGTAGCAATCATACATTGTGTCTTCATATGTTTATGGCCTGATTATGTTTCCCACAGATATGAAGGCTGTCTGTGTGAGATTTACTTTTCCTGTCAGTCACCGCAGTCAACATTTTATAGAGAAAAGAAACAATAGAATGACTAACATTTTCTCTTTGACAGAACTAAACCAGTTGCCAAGCTACACCTACCTCAGAGACACTACTGTTTTGTCAATTTGAGTTTGAGCCTCTTCAGCTCTACGCACCAAATCTTTTCTCAACATTGTCTGTCAAATCACCCACATATTCCCTTCCCTCCTTCTTTTCAGACAACCTCATTAAGGCTCACTATTGATTTCACCCTTTGACCCTCTCTCTTCCTGTGCATAAAACATTCTCCAGACCATAAAACACCACAGTCCCTCCGACTATAAACAGGACCAGAGGGAGGCAATCTCATCTTTTGTGCTCAGGCATCTCACGTAGTAGTCACAGAAAAGGAGTTTAAAGGAGAGTTTAAACCGCCATATTGGACATTTACTTGTTTCAGGCCATTAACTACCATCCTTGACAACTTAACATTACTGCTTACCATTTTTCAAACCACATAACAAATATTAAGATTAATTTCCTAACTTGTAGCTCCTAACTTTCCTACCTTCGTCCATTCAAAGACATCTGATATTTGAGATAGGGTTGCCAAAAGCTACTCTACTGTAAAGGTATGTTGTCGCAAGATCCAACCTGAAGGATCACCAATAAGCGAAATGAatgctgtttttgttcttgCATAAGAAAGGGTGATGTTTGACAGGTGATTCTTAAGCCTCAGATTTCAGTGTCCTTAAACACAATAACAAGATGAGCTTTTAAACTGGTTCCTGCTGGCATCTGCATTTAATAGGATACAATAACAGAACTAAACaggaaaataaagcagaaaattGTGGATTGATGATGGATTGATCACATATGTCAAGCAAGTTTCAGGTTGCTGCAAGTTTTTTTGAGTGAATTTAGTTGATCCAAGTGCCTAGAAATTAAGAAATCAAGCTTTGCAAACTTGTTTTCAATgaaacatgcacatacagtaatgGTGGTTGCTCTACAGTGCTTTGGCAGGGGGCATGGCTGCTTGGGGGATCAAACCTAGGCTCATCCAGATTAATGACTTGGCCATCATGCTGCCTGACCATCAGTTCTCACTCACGACACAAGCAATTTCTCTCTATCGCCGTCACATAGAAGTATACTATGTATGAGCACATACACCCACAGTGACACTCTGGGATCTCCTCTTGCTTCTAATACAAGCCAGCTTTGCACTGCTGGCTTCAACAGTTATAACAGTtatgcaaatgttcaaaatagGCAGATAGAGAGAGCTGTGCAACGGCAGCTCCAGCCCACTCCACTCAGGGCTCCCAGCCAGTCCCAGATCAAAGCAGACCAAGCTGCTCATGTTTATATTCATGACGTACGATTTTTTCCAAAGTGAAACTTTCCATTAAAGCATCCAGCTCCTAATAAGCCAATATAATACATGCTGAACTTaagttgaggaaaaaaaacctgataaTAAATTTTGATGAACATAATCAAGTATGATGTGACAACTAGGTACTTCTCTGGTGCCGTCCAACCAGGAAGTCTTTCTGTAGTAAGACATGATGGATTTGAGTCGTTGCAGGTCAtgctgagtgtgtatgtgtctgacACCATTATGAATAAATCATGAGTCTGCCAATCCTAATGGCCACTAGCCAAGGTCTGACACAGTATTTTTAGGTACGGTATTAGGTAAGACATGAGAGGCCAATCGATGCTTGACGGGAAGCTAGGGGATGAGGTGAGGCAAAGCAATTCCTTTAGGGTAGATGCAAGGAAGGTAAAAATCCTTTTAGGCTGCAACCACAAATCTGGCAGGACTGAAGAAATCTTGCATCcagttgttttccataatcgcCTTCTAGTTTATGGGCCCGAGTAAACCAGGAGACACAGCAAGATTTATAGCCCAGCCCCAACTAACCATGGGGCCCAGAAATGCAACACACATctttaaatcacacacacacacacacacacacacacacaccacacacacacacacacacacacacacacatgattaaaGCAGTGCTTCCTGACAGCCTTGAACAGTTGTGGTCTAATTGAAAAGTCCTCTGTTCTTGATTTATGCCTTTTTCAAAGCAGTGAcggcctttttgttttttttaaaaatctgttaacTTTGATCAAAAGCTAAATCAGTGTATCAAAGTGCTGTTTAGGTAACAGATGAGGCTCTACATTCCTCTGATGCTGCTCACCTTTACCTGCATCTGCTGCTGCGCTTGTTTCTAGTGGCCTCCttccaaaaaatgaaatgctgtaAACTGGAGCTCTAAAGGAAAATTAGTACATAAACGAAACTCATTTACTGACGATATCTGGTCAGCACACATTGTCAGCCTGCTGAATGTACTATGTGGGACTGAACAGTGTATCTTGAAACAGGGAAAGAGTAATACTGAATACTGCAATTCCCAAACTGAGGCTGAGGTATACAATCACAATACCGTACAGTCCTTGTGATATAGAGCAGTGCATACTAATGAGGAAAGACAAGATGCTGAGAGGTGTGAGTCTCTAGTGCCTTTCAGTGAGGTTTTGGCTCAAGTTTTCTCAGGGTGATACCCTAACTCTTCAAGAAAACCATACAACAGCCACTTCACTATaatcacaaagaaaacaaaacatgcagccTTCAAGAGGGTTTTTTTTAAGGACACTCTCCTAAAACATTGTAATCAGGTGTCCTTAGGGGAAAACAAAGCTTGCATTGAAATGCTTGAGCATGAAGAGGGGACATATCAAACCCTGAGAGACACAAGGGTCAGCACTGGGactgagacagagaagagaaggacGAGGAAGCCAAATTCCAAAAATGCTTTATACACAACACAAGCTCGGGCTCGTCAGCTTTTGATGCACAAAGTGTTCACTCCCACGGACGCTCActcacacatttgtgtgtgcgCAGGTCACTCAACACAGCCCCGAAAAAAGCATATGCACGGCTCGCAGCTACAGATCTTCTGCCCTCTTCCCTCAGCACTCTCTCTCCCCTGATCTATGATCAAAGTTTGTTTACCTTTGTGGGGTAACTTTGCAGGTTACATCTAAAACTCCCACACTGCGCACACTGTTACATTATATAAGCTCTATTAAAGCTGTACTTGTTAGTTTTCACAGCTGTTGGTTGTGTAAAACACAATAGAGTGATTACTAAATCAGCCACTGGCCTTATTTCATTTATTCGAGAACTCGAGTGTTATATTTAACTCCTACTCTGCCATAAGGATATCATGGTAGTTTGCTGCAGTGTCAAAAGTTTGATGTAGCATGCTAAGAGAGATGATTCTGCCACATTTGAAGAGATATTTTGCTGTTTAAAATCTAGCTCTGTGTCATCGTTGTGTGGGCAGTCTGTTTAGATAAACGATGTTTGGCTTGACGCGTTTTGTGTCATCCGGCAGATCTCGGCAGACCGCCACTGTTCTGCTCTGCTGGGATCTCTGTGCACTGGCGCCAAGTAGGGAAGCAAAATAGCATTTatctaaacacactgcccacataaagatgacacagagctggtttaaaATTGGCAAAGTATGCCTTTTACAACCAAAACAGGCACATAACAAAATTATGCACATTACCTGCCCAGTGATCTCTGGACATCTGTGGGAACAGTGGCACAAAGAAGCCAGAGGAGTAACTTTTTCATACTAAACATTGTTACTAAAATCAACCAAGTAAAAATAAGTTCTTAGAATCAAAGCCAATCAGTGTACCTTTTTTACATGTTAGAAGATAAAAAAGGATATCATTAATTAGCCCCCAAAACATGGATATTCTGGATGACCCGTTTCTACCACTGAGAGCACACAATGAAATTCATGTAAATTCAAGTATAACTTATATCTGTTTTGACTTTCTAAATCTGTCAGCCGGCAGCACCAGGGTGAACTATGCCAACTAGGCCAACGAGGAAAGCAAAGGAGTGCTTCACTCACTCTGATTGACTATTACATGCTAGCGTGTAATGAGTGAGTGTGACAGTGTCTCTGGCTCTGGGGCATGACATCAGAAGAGTTCTCAGCAGTAGCCTCTAATTATTAGCAGGTTATTCATTATGAATGCACACAATCATGCAGACAGACTTCAGCCCTGTCCCCAGACACTAAGGCCTTTTAGGGGAGCCAAGATGCTGAAAAGCAGGGTCATGCAATGTTCCTTTTTCTGTGCATCTGAAGGCAGTTTGTATGTCATGTagtgtctgtaaaaaaaaatctgtaaaatctgacacactacacacattcatagaaATGTAGTCAAATGCCTCAAACTAAACTGCCTCGAGGTGATTCTTGTCTTTCTGAATGAGAGGGCAGGCAGAACTTTGAGTAAAAGTCAACTTTCATTTCACGACACTCAAGATAAGGGGCAGTCTCTGTAAAACATGGGACATAATTTACTGGTGGTTAGACGTGGTGGTGCTTAAGATGAAGGCCCAGTGTTCAGTCTCACACTGTCTCTATTGATGAGCCACACTTGAGTCTTTACATAGGTCAACGGGTCGTATTTGGTCATGGCTGTAGATACAAGGCGCTATTGAGCACACAGACAGTTCAGAGCAGACATTCTGAGTTCTGACAGGGGAGAACAGAACACATTTTAGGGAACAGTGGAGCAGCTTGTATACCATACTACACCACCCAACTATTTTTCTGGCAGGGTgtggtaaaatattaaaaaatctACCAACTGATCTATTGGGGCGCCCATTATAATCACACAATTTAATAAGAGTCTTGGTACAAACGCAGTTGCTAAACAACCTTACATACATGTGCATTTAATCTTAAATTTAACAgtgtcaacaacaacatcaacaacaaaaaaacgtaaaaaagcTGGATTGATTAAAATACTGTTCTTGTCCCATCCTGACAGTTGCGGACATTTTGATCCTTTTCTAAATGCTTTATGATCAATACTGTAATAACAATCCATTTTAGAACAATTTTTTATAGTTTTGGTATTTTAAACACCTCATCCCCCGAGTTTCATGTTGCACATTTTCATTGTGCCTTAGTCTCTATTTCACTTTAATTGTGTGGACAAATCTAGGTCAATCCCTAAATATGACTGAAAAGGTAAAGGTAGTCTGTCCAGTAAGTATATTAGACCAATTGAAAGATAAATCCTTTCTCATCCgtcttattattttaatatactatctatatttaacattttagtgGTTTAATGGATCTGAGCTGGCTCCCTCTTCAAATAGAGTTCTGTTCCGAGtagataaatgaaaaaaaatgctattaaaCTCTTATTCATAATTTCCCCAGCAGCCTCTATTATTACTGATCCAGAAGAAAAAACCTTCAACACAGAAAATGTGGGACGAATTGAGAAAACATCCTGATCTTGACTGGCTGGCTTTGACCTGGACTCATTAGATGAAACCTGCTGTCAGGACCTCCTTTGAGGCAGACCAGCTGTGGTGGGTAGCTTCTGATCTGTAAGTCTTAAAGAGAGACTTCTGGTTCGCATGTCACATGTGGCACGTCGGAGgttcttttttcacaaaaagaaatatatgaCATGTCAGCGTAGTGATGGCAGTCTGACGTGCATTTGCCTTTACTGCCTCTGCGGACTTTACAGTATTGTGTTTCTGCCCAGAATTCAAATACTGGCTCTGACTACTCTAGCATTGTTAGGTTTATCTAGGGTGACTGGTTGGACTAGTGTTTTATGGAACCTTTTTGATCTGGCTCTTACCTCCAAATGCTTATTAGTATAATGTCTGGGGACTTTAtttattcaacaacaacaacaactgtgttgtgctgtgctgttatgttaaaatatcaaagagTCTTCAATTTGTAGTGTGAAAAAGGCTTGGTTTCATAATCCCTTACTTTGTTTAGATGAATGCCTGTGTTGATCCCCCAGTGAGGTTACAAATTCAATTTctattgatgtgtgtgtgtgtgtgtgtgtggtgtgtgtgtgtgtgtgtgtgtgtgtgtgtgtgtgtgtgtgtgtgtgtgcgtgtgttaaaGAGAGATTAGTACTAGAAGCATAAGGATAAGTACCTGACCTTAGTGTTGTTTTAAGTGACATGCACTTGCCCTTTActcatcccacacacacacacacacacacacacacacacacacacacacacacacacacacacgtaaacactACTAATCTATCAATCACCTCGAGTGGTAAAAACAACATGCTAACCAAATCGAATACATCTGATACTGGAGGTAAATCTGATAAAGGCGAATAGCATTTAAAACACAATGTGTTCCTTCACTAAAATAGAATTTCTAATTTTATATGTATCCAGCAGCAACTGCATGTCTCACACTATCCACCTGCTCCACCATCACAAGAAATAGTGAGTCATGCATTAGTTACTGCTAGCCCATATTTATCTAGACATTACCTGAAGGACAGGACATTAAACGGACTTTAGCGTTCCAGCTTCCTAGTACGAAGTCTGTGTAAAGCCCATGTGTGTGAAGAGAGCAGGTCATTGTCCGGAGAGTTCACAGCGAGCGAGTGAGCATGTCTATGTTTCTATCGTGCCGGTCACATGAAACCAGGAGAAAACAAGCATCCGAGGGTAAAGAGGAAATGTTGATTTACACAAAGACGGCAGAAACAGCAAGAGATTCGGTTGATTTTTACCAAATTAAGCACCAGCTATGTGGCTGCAAGAACTCTGCGTCATGTCCTGCATGCTtgatagctagctaactagg from Etheostoma spectabile isolate EspeVRDwgs_2016 chromosome 10, UIUC_Espe_1.0, whole genome shotgun sequence harbors:
- the n4bp3 gene encoding NEDD4-binding protein 3-A — its product is MATSVQTLPLTRGPNKNFRNPLPLSSRCGMGSVGSLVERPDVSPTKGSHAMPQVRPKQTNGLLKKGFTQRELLNYLNITRKETKANTSSDGKKDVIPGLSSASGREEENLYAKVYHKDGTEVDLTKNSLPSGGKYEKARLRSAFKPVTPKNFSSMQNLYPSSKSEDVEHGLSNGLHRAYAHVPKAVSTSSSSSTPSRHGVPTSSCNKALSSVRGMSQEDDNLSDSGHNSMSSLPPYRPPFRPHLSHISASMGHINTIGSLDRTALGPKAVGPGGGAIGEMACRSMATLSRLAPYGGEAPPPYEWTLSLSVEEVVRDLEERLVEKEHELKQMKRNLDESEGAIAQVFEGKQRLWEKEVDELKLLYAAKLRQVSQHAQRSQRSLQLQLFKVQQEKNRLQEELNSLSRERSQEAGAMAKRTSPTLEETQWEVCQKSGEISLLKQQLRDSQAEVTQKLSEIFQLKTQLRETRTDLRNREGQIDALKLVAQGTQRRRCSSQTAHEDGKGAEESPSAGATGGCGGTTEERLRAELLLERRQSEYQATAFEEERQTWQAEKDKVIRYQKELQASYLEMYHRNEALERELHQLRAGRERGGGEGGGRGGGSGSRNGTLEREVPELRSERAGEKQEDRPSSGLPWIERIESSEI